A region from the Brassica napus cultivar Da-Ae chromosome C8, Da-Ae, whole genome shotgun sequence genome encodes:
- the LOC106414646 gene encoding gibberellin 3-beta-dioxygenase 1-like: MPTVLTDVFRGHPIHLPHTHQPDFTSLSELPDSYTWTSKDDPLFTAPPSPPGAGESIPLIDLNHPDAANQIGRACRTWGAFQIANHGVPLELLQDIEFLTGSLFQLPVQRKLKAARSDAGFSGYGVARISSFFNKKMWSEGFTITGSPLNDFRKLWPQLHLNYCDIVEQYEEQMQKLASKLMWLSLNSLGVSEEDIKWARVSSDLNWAQSALQLNHYPVCPEPDRTMGLAPHTDSTLLTILYQNNTAGLQVFRDDLGWVTVPPVPGSLVVNVGDLFHILSNGLFKSVIHRARVNQTRSRLSVAFLWGPRSDTKISPVRKLVSPDESPLYRSVTWAEYLRTKATHFNKALSMIRNHREK; this comes from the exons ATGCCTACAGTGTTAACAGATGTCTTTAGAGGCCATCCCATTCACCTCCCACACACTCACCAACCTGACTTCACATCCCTTAGTGAGCTCCCGGATTCTTACACGTGGACCTCCAAAGACGATCCCCTCTTCACCGCTCCTCCTTCCCCTCCGGGCGCCGGTGAAAGCATACCTCTCATTGATCTGAATCACCCCGACGCGGCCAACCAAATCGGCCGTGCATGTAGAACGTGGGGTGCGTTCCAGATAGCAAACCACGGCGTGCCTTTGGAACTTCTCCAAGACATTGAGTTTCTCACCGGTAGTCTTTTTCAGCTACCAGTCCAGCGCAAGCTTAAGGCGGCTCGGTCAGATGCAGGTTTCTCTGGCTACGGCGTCGCTCGTATCTCATCTTTCTTTAATAAGAAAATGTGGTCCGAAGGCTTCACCATCACCGGTTCCCCTCTCAATGATTTCCGTAAACTTTGGCCCCAACTTCACCTTAACTACTG CGACATCGTTGAACAGTACGAGGAACAAATGCAAAAGTTGGCATCGAAGTTGATGTGGCTATCACTGAATTCACTTGGCGTCAGCGAAGAAGACATTAAATGGGCCAGGGTCAGTTCAGATTTAAACTGGGCCCAATCTGCCCTCCAGCTAAACCACTACCCGGTTTGTCCTGAACCCGATCGGACTATGGGTCTAGCACCCCATACCGACTCCACCCTCTTGACCATACTCTACCAGAACAATACCGCCGGTCTCCAAGTATTTCGTGATGATCTTGGTTGGGTCACCGTGCCACCGGTTCCTGGCTCGCTCGTGGTCAATGTTGGTGATCTTTTCCATATTCTATCCAACGGTTTGTTTAAAAGCGTGATTCACCGTGCTCGGGTTAACCAAACCAGATCCCGGTTATCCGTAGCTTTCCTTTGGGGTCCACGGTCCGATACAAAGATATCACCTGTACGAAAACTGGTTAGTCCTGATGAATCGCCTTTATATCGATCGGTCACATGGGCAGAGTATCTCCGAACAAAAGCAACCCACTTCAATAAGGCTCTTTCAATGATTAGAAATCACAGAGAGAAATAA
- the LOC106415913 gene encoding L-type lectin-domain containing receptor kinase S.1-like — protein sequence MRRQWRRPQWSPPPPLLLFILTVTTLLPSSSSIDFLYNNFTSAANMTDLILIQDSRVESTVIRLINESNQFSLGRVFHPQKLSIIPDPTRNPTRISSFSTSFVFSILPDISTSPGFGLCFVLLNSTSPPGAIASQNFGLFPDMPSRVPAPLIAVEFDTGLNSEVNDIDGNHIGIDLNSILSVKEQTAGYYDSVNGSFVPVNMRNGQNIHAWIDFDGPNFEINVTIAPAGLRRPRRPTLTYRDPVIANYVSADMFVGFSASKTNWVEVRRILAWSLSDTGAPREINTTGLPVFFLDSPSSSLSTGAIVGIVVGCVVFICLLGLGGYFIWWKLIREEEEEEAEEWELEFWPHRFSYEDLSAATDSFSNDRLLGSGGFGKVYRGVLSNSNEVAVKCVNHDSKQGLREFMAEIESMGRLQHKNLVQMRGWCRRKNELMLVYDYMPNGSLNQWIFDNPKEPMPWRLRRQVINDVAEGLNYLHHGWEQVVIHRDIKSSNILLDSGMRGRLGDFGLAKLYEHGGAPNTTRVVGTLGYLAPELASASSPTEASDVYSFGVVVLEVACGRRPIEYAEEEDMVLVDWVRDLYGEGVVVSAADERVRAECETVDEIELLLKLGLACCHPDPAKRPTMREIVSLLIGSPQEDLLTGLTPVAAADTASPSALA from the coding sequence ATGCGGCGGCAATGGCGGCGGCCACAGtggtcaccaccaccaccccTACTCCTCTTCATCCTCACCGTCACCACTCTCCTCCCTTCCTCATCCTCCATAGATTTCCTCTACAACAACTTCACCTCCGCGGCAAACATGACCGACCTCATCCTCATCCAAGACTCCCGCGTCGAATCCACCGTCATCCGCCTCATCAACGAGTCCAACCAATTCTCCTTAGGCCGCGTTTTCCACCCGCAGAAGCTCTCAATTATACCCGATCCGACCCGAAACCCCACCCGGATCTCCTCTTTCTCCACCTCCTTCGTCTTCTCCATCCTCCCGGATATCTCCACAAGCCCTGGCTTCGGCCTCTGCTTTGTCCTCTTGAACTCCACATCTCCTCCCGGCGCTATCGCCAGCCAAAACTTCGGTCTCTTCCCCGATATGCCCTCCCGAGTGCCCGCTCCTCTCATCGCCGTCGAGTTCGACACCGGTTTAAACTCTGAAGTCAACGACATCGACGGGAACCATATAGGAATCGACCTTAACAGCATCTTGTCCGTTAAAGAGCAAACCGCCGGTTACTATGATTCTGTTAACGGAAGCTTTGTCCCCGTTAACATGCGTAACGGACAGAACATCCACGCTTGGATCGACTTCGATGGTCCGAACTTCGAGATCAACGTTACCATCGCTCCGGCCGGTTTGCGTCGACCTCGCCGACCTACTCTCACTTACCGTGATCCGGTTATCGCGAACTATGTTTCGGCGGATATGTTTGTTGGATTCTCTGCTTCCAAGACTAATTGGGTTGAAGTTCGGAGGATCCTCGCTTGGAGCTTGAGTGACACCGGAGCTCCTCGAGAGATCAACACGACGGGCCTGCCAGTGTTCTTTCTTGATTCTCCGTCGTCTTCTCTCTCAACCGGAGCAATCGTCGGGATCGTCGTTGGATGTGTTGTCTTTATATGTTTACTTGGTTTAGGAGGTTACTTTATCTGGTGGAAGCTGATaagagaggaggaagaagaagaggctgaGGAGTGGGAGCTTGAGTTCTGGCCTCACCGTTTCAGCTACGAAGATCTCTCCGCCGCCACGGACTCTTTCTCCAACGACCGTCTCCTCGGATCCGGCGGGTTCGGTAAAGTCTACAGAGGAGTCTTGTCGAACAGCAACGAGGTCGCTGTGAAGTGCGTGAACCATGACTCGAAGCAAGGGCTGAGAGAGTTCATGGCGGAGATCGAGAGTATGGGACGTCTCCAGCATAAGAATCTTGTTCAGATGCGAGGCTGGTGTCGCCGGAAAAACGAGCTCATGCTTGTGTATGATTACATGCCTAACGGGAGCTTGAACCAGTGGATATTCGACAACCCTAAAGAGCCAATGCCGTGGCGGCTAAGGCGGCAGGTGATCAACGACGTGGCGGAAGGGCTTAACTATCTCCACCACGGTTGGGAGCAAGTTGTCATCCACAGAGATATTAAATCGAGCAACATTCTTTTGGATTCCGGCATGCGTGGGAGGCTTGGGGACTTTGGTCTGGCGAAGCTGTACGAGCACGGTGGAGCTCCCAACACGACTCGTGTGGTGGGGACGCTTGGGTACTTAGCGCCAGAGCTAGCGTCTGCTTCGTCTCCTACAGAGGCGAGCGACGTGTACAGCTTTGGTGTTGTGGTGCTTGAGGTTGCGTGTGGGAGGAGACCGATTGAGTACGCGGAGGAGGAAGATATGGTGCTTGTGGATTGGGTTAGGGATTTGTATGGTGAAGGAGTGGTGGTTAGTGCTGCTGATGAGAGAGTGAGGGCAGAGTGTGAAACGGTTGATGAGATTGAGTTGTTGCTTAAGTTAGGGCTGGCTTGTTGTCACCCTGATCCAGCTAAGCGACCTACTATGAGAGAGATCGTTTCGCTCTTGATTGGCTCGCCACAGGAGGATTTGTTGACCGGACTCACGCCGGTAGCTGCTGCTGATACCGCCTCTCCCTCTGCACTGGCCTGA
- the LOC106412028 gene encoding serine-threonine kinase receptor-associated protein — protein sequence MGVPLVCHGHSRPVVDVAYSPITPDGFFLISASKDSVPMLRNGETGDWIGTFEGHKGAVWSCSLDKHAMRAASASADFTAKIWNALTGNELHSFEHKHIVRACAFSQDTHRFLTGGMEKILRIFDMNRPDAPPKEVGTPPGSIRTVEWLHSDNTILSSCTDTGDIRLWDIRSDKIVQTLETKFPVTSAEVSQDGKYITTADGSSVKFWDANNFGLVKSYEMPCNVESASLEPKNGNTFIAGGEDMWVHRFDFQTGEEIGCNKGHHGPVHCVRYAPGGDSYTSGSEDGTVRIWEVNTVNHEEKESNNLSGHVKLVAEEVVRKAESLRITEKATEAAK from the exons ATGGGGGTTCCATTAGTTTGTCACGGGCATTCTCGTCCCGTCGTCGATGTGGCGTACAGCCCGATTACTCCAGACGGGTTCTTTCTCATTAGCGCCAGCAAAG ATTCGGTCCCGATGTTGAGGAATGGGGAGACAGGTGATTGGATAGGGACTTTTGAAGGACACAAAGGAGCAGTTTGGAGTTGTAGCCTTGATAAACATGCTATGCGTGCTGCCTCTGCTTCTGCTGATTTCACTGC GAAGATATGGAATGCATTGACTGGAAATGAGTTGCACTCCTTTGAACACAAGCACATTGTTCGTGCATGTGCCTTCTCACAG GACACTCACCGTTTTCTGACTGGTGGAATGGAGAAAATTCTTCGGATATTCGATATGAATCGGCCAGACGCGCCTCCAAAAGAAGTAGGAACTCCTCCTGGTTCTATCAGAACCGTTGAATGGCTTCATAGTGATAATACTATCTTAAGCTCTTGCACAGACACCGGTGACATTAG GTTATGGGACATAAGAAGCGACAAGATTGTTCAAACATTAGAAACCAAGTTCCCAGTTACAAGTGCTGAAGTAAGTCAGGATGGGAAATACATAACTACTGCTGATGGATCTAGTGTTAAGTTTTGGGACGCCAATAA TTTTGGATTGGTGAAGAGCTATGAGATGCCTTGCAACGTTGAATCAGCATCCTTGGAACCGAAAAACGGGAACACTTTCATTGCCGGAGGAGAAGATATGTGGGTACACAGGTTTGATTTCCAGACCGGAGAAGAGATTG GGTGTAACAAGGGTCATCACGGACCAGTGCACTGCGTGAGGTATGCGCCAGGAGGTGATTCATACACGTCAGGCTCAGAAGACGGGACGGTGAGAATATGGGAGGTGAATACAGTGAACCATGAGGAGAAGGAGAGCAACAATCTGAGCGGTCACGTGAAGCTTGTGGCAGAGGAAGTTGTGCGTAAAGCTGAAAGTCTGCGTATCACTGAGAAAGCCACAGAAGCTGCTAAATGA
- the BNAC08G38850D gene encoding uncharacterized protein BNAC08G38850D gives MLKERRVLPVSSNRDRVSPYPLRSCRSKKQKEAESSPLDSESVSEWEDVRCVICMEPPHNAVLLQCSSFSKGCRAYMCDTSARHSNCFKQFRRNKNTSRCSVKTLSCPYCREEVHGTVKSTSARRFMNARPRCCSMDKCGFSGSYSQLKTHLKAEHPGSTPPKVDPLEKRKWDDLERAEFIEMINARQRWESEQRSLYQLPHHHPLIDLNFDAFMHNLFIGVRGGQASDANTSVPRLEFDGTRWTP, from the coding sequence ATGCTTAAAGAAAGACGTGTTCTGCCGGTTTCAAGCAACAGAGACAGGGTATCGCCTTACCCGCTACGCTCTTGTCGgagcaagaaacagaaagaAGCCGAGTCATCACCTCTCGATTCAGAGAGTGTGAGCGAATGGGAGGACGTCAGGTGTGTGATCTGCATGGAGCCGCCGCACAATGCCGTCCTCTTGCAATGCTCTTCCTTCTCCAAAGGATGCCGTGCTTACATGTGCGACACTAGCGCGCGTCACTCCAACTGCTTCAAGCAGTTCCGCAGAAACAAGAACACAAGCCGATGCAGTGTCAAGACTCTTAGCTGTCCCTACTGCAGAGAAGAGGTTCACGGGACGGTCAAGTCAACCTCCGCGCGGAGATTCATGAATGCGAGACCGAGGTGCTGTTCTATGGACAAGTGCGGTTTCTCTGGGAGCTATTCTCAGCTCAAGACACACTTGAAAGCTGAGCATCCGGGTTCTACGCCTCCGAAAGTGGACCCTTTGGAGAAACGCAAGTGGGATGATTTGGAGAGAGCGGAGTTCATTGAGATGATCAACGCTCGTCAGAGATGGGAATCAGAACAGAGATCTCTCTATCAGCTTCCGCATCACCATCCCTTGATAGATCTCAACTTTGATGCTTTCATGCACAATCTTTTTATTGGTGTAAGGGGTGGTCAAGCAAGTGATGCTAATACTTCAGTGCCCCGGTTGGAGTTCGATGGTACCAGATGGACTCCGTGA
- the LOC106413581 gene encoding WD repeat-containing protein 43-like, whose product MAKEKPNHLLTSDGDVGVDEDRDGVLVDDAHNEPTLVIVILLREMISLPTAGSVNVLLRQALHADDRSLLLDCLYNRDEQVIGNSVAKLNSAEVLELLNYLLPILQSRGAVLACAVPWIKCLLLTHSSGIMSQESSLLALNSMYQLIESRVSTLHTAVEVSSCLDLIVDEEEEEEDAGPVIYEAKDRDEEEGGGTEEAMETDEEADESADGVNDFEDFDDMSD is encoded by the exons ATGGCCAAAGAGAAACCGAATCATCTTCTCACCTCCGATGGAG ATGTAGGTGTTGATGAAGATAGAGATGGAGTGTTAGTAGACGACGCTCACAACGAGCCGACGTTAG TAATAGTGATTCTGCTCCGGGAGATGATAAGCCTCCCGACCGCAGGCTCAGTTAACGTTCTGTTGAGACAAGCGTTGCACGCAGATGATCGGTCTCTTCTACTTGATTGCTTGTATAATAGAGATGAACAG GTGATTGGTAACTCGGTTGCTAAGTTGAATTCAGCTGAAGTACTCGAGCTTCTAAACTATCTTCTGCCAATACTACAATCAAG GGGTGCGGTTTTAGCTTGTGCGGTTCCGTGGATAAAGTGTCTGTTACTTACTCATTCCAGTGGGATTATGTCTCAAGAGTCATCTTTGCTCGCATTAAACTCCATGTATCAG CTCATTGAATCACGAGTGTCTACTCTTCACACAGCTGTAGAAGTTTCAAGCTGCTTGGACTTG AttgtggatgaagaagaagaagaagaggatgcAGGTCCCGTGATCTATGAGGCCAAGGAccgtgatgaagaagaaggggGAGGAACAGAGGAAGCAATGGAGACAGATGAAGAAGCAGACGAATCAGCTGATGGTGTCAATGATTTTGAAGATTTTGATGACATGAGCGACTGA
- the LOC106413582 gene encoding agamous-like MADS-box protein AGL61 has product MTSKKKGSSGRQRIRMAKIEKESHRQVAFSKRRAGLFKKASELCTLCGVEVAIIVFSPAKKPFSFGHPSVYSVLDRYRNNTSFQQQSQPMENTATRSELSLVLSQVEEEKKKGEKMRKASEMAKWSVDEMSLLQLQEMRYALEELRNTMVVPPPSYMNPMSTGFSCIYNSSYVHASS; this is encoded by the coding sequence ATGACTTCAAAGAAAAAAGGAAGCAGTGGACGGCAAAGGATACGGATGGCaaagatagagaaagagagCCACAGGCAAGTAGCATTCTCCAAACGCAGAGCTGGTCTCTTCAAGAAAGCTAGCGAGTTATGCACTTTGTGCGGTGTAGAGGTCGCAATAATCGTATTCTCACCCGCCAAAAAGCCTTTCTCGTTCGGCCATCCAAGCGTCTACTCCGTGCTGGATCGATACAGGAACAATACTTCTTTTCAGCAGCAAAGTCAACCGATGGAAAACACAGCAACGAGGAGCGAGTTGAGTTTGGTGTTGAGCCAAgtggaggaagagaagaagaaaggtgagAAGATGAGGAAAGCGAGTGAGATGGCTAAATGGTCGGTGGATGAAATGAGTTTGCTTCAGTTACAGGAAATGAGATATGCGCTAGAGGAGCTGAGGAACACAATGGTGGTGCCTCCTCCTTCTTACATGAACCCAATGTCTACTGGTTTTTCTTGTATTTATAATTCAAGCTATGTACATGCTTCTTCCTGA
- the BNAC08G38890D gene encoding uncharacterized protein At1g15400 produces the protein MEGLQRSTISFRRQGSSGIVFDDRVIAELNKQATEQKDESQRDEQPKPMSEGPEQEKPIAGDEKDKLRPIKTGAPTAGGLERSRSNGGGAPRHHRTTGRVSPAVDPPSPRLSTCGCCTAFGKKPPGKKNNPRKKPPKRRSR, from the coding sequence atGGAGGGTCTTCAAAGATCAACCATCTCCTTCCGCCGTCAGGGATCTTCCGGCATAGTCTTCGACGACCGTGTCATCGCCGAGCTTAACAAACAAGCCACCGAGCAGAAAGACGAAAGTCAACGCGACGAACAGCCTAAGCCTATGTCTGAAGGCCCGGAGCAAGAGAAACCAATCGCCGGCGACGAGAAAGACAAGCTCAGGCCTATCAAAACCGGTGCACCGACAGCCGGAGGACTCGAGAGGAGTCGATCTAACGGCGGAGGAGCTCCACGTCACCACCGAACAACCGGAAGAGTGTCTCCCGCGGTGGATCCGCCGTCTCCGAGACTGTCCACGTGCGGTTGCTGCACTGCGTTTGGGAAAAAACCGCCGGGGAAGAAGAATAATCCGAGGAAGAAGCCACCGAAACGCAGATCAAGGTAG
- the LOC106416097 gene encoding peptide deformylase 1A, chloroplastic/mitochondrial yields MATIFRFSLRLLPVSAAVTCRSTRFPVSRPDTSFSLNHNLYHFSSSSSSSLKTKAGWLLGLVDNKKKVDLPDIVAAGDPVLHEKAREVDPDEIGSERIQKIIDDMVKVMRLAPGVGLAAPQIGVPLRIIVLEDTKEYISYAPKEETFAQDRRPFDLMVMVNPELKASSDKKALFFEGCLSVDGFRAVVERHLEVVVTGYDRRGKRIEVNASGWQARILQHECDHLDGNLYVDKMIPRTFRTVENLDLPLAEGCPKLGPQ; encoded by the exons ATGGCAACCATTTTCAGATTCTCACTTCGTCTACTCCCGGTCTCCGCCGCCGTCACATGTCGCTCAACCCGATTCCCCGTTTCAAGACCCGACACCTCGTTCTCGTTGAACCATAACCTCTAtcatttctcttcttcttcttcatcctctttgAAGACCAAAGCCGGTTGGCTACTGGGTCTTGTGGACAATAAGAAGAAAGTGGACTTACCAGATATCGTGGCGGCTGGAGATCCGGTTCTGCACGAGAAGGCCCGAGAAGTTGACCCGGATGAAATCGGGTCGGAGCGTATACAGAAGATAATTGATGATATGGTTAAAGTAATGAGATTAGCTCCTGGAGTTGGCCTTGCTGCTCCTCAGATCGGTGTCCCCTTAAGA ATCATTGTTCTTGAAGATACAAAAGAGTATATCAGTTACGCACCAAAGGAGGAGACTTTTGCTCAAGACAGGCGTCCCTTTGATCTTATG GTAATGGTGAATCCGGAGCTTAAAGCGAGTAGCGACAAGAAAGCTCTCTTCTTTGAAGGATGTCTGAGTGTTGATGGATTCAGAGCTGTGGTGGAGAGACACCTTGAAGTGGTAGTGACAGGCTACGACCGTAGAGGGAAGCGGATTGAAGTGAATGCTTCGGGTTGGCAAGCGAGGATTCTGCAGCATGAGTGTGATCATTTGGATGGTAATCTTTATGTTGATAAGATGATACCACGCACTTTTAGGACAGTTGAGAATTTGGACTTGCCTCTAGCTGAAGGCTGTCCTAAGCTCGGACCTCAATGA